The Skermanella pratensis genome has a window encoding:
- a CDS encoding LysR substrate-binding domain-containing protein: MRAISMFHATVKAGSISSAAQELGVTPSAISQQIHSLELFLGTSLMVKVGRQVKLTEAGERYFEMISNGVDQIAEATHRLRGHRAATVLTVRAAPTLSTKWLLPRLGSFIGKHPQIDVRIDGTNEPTNFDREDVDVDLRHGEGRWPGLFVEGLAEERFFPVCSPSIAAAGSLQPADFFRHRLIHSVKSAVQWNHWFATVGISPEQRWQRVLFDRSHMVVDAAAGGLGIALESNMMMWHELRDGRLVCPVPNPPPITAVTQWIVCPPDRLRLSKVRSFIEWLRAERDAWLAEVAAAGS, from the coding sequence ATGCGCGCCATCAGCATGTTTCACGCGACCGTCAAGGCGGGCAGCATATCGAGCGCGGCGCAGGAACTCGGCGTCACGCCGTCGGCGATCAGCCAGCAGATCCATTCCCTGGAACTGTTCCTCGGGACGTCCCTGATGGTCAAGGTCGGGCGCCAGGTCAAGCTGACCGAGGCCGGCGAACGCTATTTCGAGATGATCTCCAACGGCGTCGACCAGATCGCCGAGGCGACGCACCGGCTGCGCGGCCATCGGGCGGCGACGGTGCTGACGGTCCGCGCGGCACCGACCCTCTCGACCAAGTGGCTGCTTCCCCGGCTCGGCTCGTTCATCGGGAAGCATCCCCAGATCGATGTCCGGATCGACGGAACCAACGAGCCCACGAACTTCGACCGGGAGGACGTCGACGTGGACCTCCGCCACGGCGAGGGCCGCTGGCCCGGGCTTTTCGTCGAGGGGCTGGCGGAGGAGCGTTTCTTCCCCGTCTGCTCGCCGAGCATCGCGGCGGCCGGAAGCCTGCAGCCGGCGGATTTCTTCCGGCATCGCCTGATCCACTCGGTCAAATCAGCGGTCCAGTGGAATCACTGGTTCGCGACGGTCGGCATTTCCCCGGAGCAGCGCTGGCAGCGGGTCCTGTTCGACCGTTCGCACATGGTGGTGGATGCGGCGGCCGGCGGTCTCGGCATCGCGCTCGAGAGCAACATGATGATGTGGCACGAGCTGCGCGACGGGCGACTGGTTTGCCCCGTGCCCAATCCGCCGCCGATCACGGCGGTCACGCAGTGGATCGTCTGTCCCCCGGATCGACTGCGCCTGTCCAAGGTCCGCTCCTTCATCGAGTGGCTCCGGGCGGAGCGTGACGCATGGCTGGCCGAGGTCGCCGCGGCCGGTTCCTGA
- a CDS encoding glycerol dehydrogenase: protein MIIFGSPGRYIQGPGTLDRIGEEIGRLGKSAVLVADDVVDGIVGGRVAASCDAAGVALGKLAFGGEITPGEIDRLFGALGGRRPDVVIAAGGGKCIDAGKGLAARLGAEVASLPTIASNDAPTSHVYVLYDEDHRLLRVDKLPRNPALVLVDTAVIVRAPRILFLAGIGDALVKSFEAAQCARSGGRNIYGSRPSQAGLVLGDACYRCLRDHAAAALAAVDRRETDEAVERVVEATVLWSGLAFENGGLSIVHSMTRGLSAVPALAGALHGLQVAYALLVQFLLEGRDPPFMDDHLAFYRALGLPCGLADLGLAVPTEDDYAVIAELTLQAPHARNFERALAAEDLVRAMRALDGRAAVRRPGCSR, encoded by the coding sequence ATGATCATCTTCGGCTCTCCCGGCCGTTACATCCAGGGTCCGGGAACGCTCGACAGGATCGGGGAGGAGATCGGCCGGCTCGGCAAGAGCGCGGTGCTCGTCGCCGACGACGTGGTCGACGGGATCGTCGGCGGGCGGGTGGCCGCGAGCTGCGATGCCGCGGGCGTCGCCCTCGGCAAGCTGGCTTTCGGGGGCGAGATCACGCCCGGGGAGATCGACCGGCTCTTCGGCGCGCTCGGCGGCCGACGCCCGGACGTGGTCATCGCGGCCGGCGGCGGAAAATGCATCGACGCCGGCAAGGGCTTGGCGGCCCGGCTCGGGGCCGAGGTGGCGAGCCTGCCGACGATCGCCTCGAACGATGCGCCGACCAGCCACGTCTATGTGCTCTACGACGAGGACCACCGCCTGCTCCGCGTCGACAAGCTGCCGCGCAATCCCGCGCTGGTGCTGGTGGATACCGCTGTCATCGTCCGGGCGCCCCGCATCCTTTTCCTCGCCGGCATCGGGGATGCGCTGGTCAAGTCCTTCGAGGCGGCGCAATGCGCCCGTAGCGGCGGGCGGAACATCTACGGAAGCCGTCCGTCGCAAGCGGGCCTTGTCCTCGGCGATGCCTGCTACCGCTGCCTGCGCGACCACGCGGCCGCGGCGCTCGCGGCGGTGGACCGGAGGGAAACCGACGAGGCGGTGGAGCGCGTGGTGGAGGCGACCGTCCTGTGGAGCGGCCTCGCGTTCGAGAATGGCGGGCTGTCCATCGTCCATTCCATGACCCGCGGCCTGTCCGCCGTGCCGGCCTTGGCCGGGGCGCTGCACGGCCTTCAGGTCGCCTACGCCTTGCTGGTCCAATTCCTGCTCGAAGGACGTGATCCGCCCTTCATGGATGACCATCTGGCCTTCTACCGCGCGCTCGGCCTCCCCTGCGGGCTTGCCGACCTGGGACTCGCCGTTCCGACCGAGGACGACTATGCCGTCATCGCCGAGCTGACCCTCCAGGCCCCGCACGCCCGCAACTTCGAACGCGCTCTCGCCGCGGAGGACCTGGTCCGGGCCATGCGCGCCCTGGACGGCCGGGCGGCCGTCAGGCGGCCCGGATGTTCGCGATGA
- a CDS encoding methyl-accepting chemotaxis protein, whose product MRFAPLTLRARLMGLPAIALVVLVVLAGGAIYMSHTEGEAIAGIKTREIARNEAVTRFLADLSRTQRMLSEILGTGEGADAERIFEQGRAAMDTVRALTDSFAQQGALFAGDPEIASVHADAAKEAASYRSAVVSALQLATADPELAAPQLQRATRSYVKLVEQMGRALDLTGFGLSGELNKLGDGSERMATVLAGITVLSILVLMLASWVIYRNIAGSLHAVTGVMGKLARNDLQVEVSGQERSDEIGAMMRAVQVFKDTMIRTREMERESREAEVRVAAERKAAMLHLADAFEASVKGIVETVASAATEMQSTASVMTHTADTTSQQATAVAAASEQASANVQTVAAATEELSSSIAEIGRQINGSSQVANLAVTEASRTNETMKVLVQAAEQIGQVVELINTIAGQTNLLALNATIEAARAGEAGKGFAVVASEVKSLATQTARATEEIKSKVSEIQGATNGAQLAIDGIGRIIGQMNEITTTIAAAIEEQGAATRDISSNVSQAARGTEEVSSNITGVTQAAGETGAAASQVLGASEGLAREAENLRGEVASFIANIRAA is encoded by the coding sequence ATGAGATTCGCTCCGCTCACGCTCCGCGCCCGCCTGATGGGTTTGCCGGCGATCGCCCTGGTGGTGCTCGTCGTCCTGGCCGGCGGCGCCATTTACATGTCGCATACCGAAGGCGAGGCGATCGCCGGTATCAAGACCCGCGAAATCGCCCGCAACGAGGCCGTCACAAGGTTCCTTGCCGACCTCTCGCGGACCCAGCGCATGCTTTCCGAGATCCTGGGGACGGGCGAGGGAGCGGACGCCGAGCGGATCTTCGAGCAAGGGCGGGCCGCCATGGACACGGTCCGCGCGCTGACGGACAGCTTCGCCCAGCAGGGCGCGCTCTTCGCCGGCGATCCCGAGATAGCCTCGGTTCATGCCGACGCCGCCAAGGAGGCCGCCTCCTACCGGAGCGCCGTCGTCTCCGCCCTCCAGCTCGCCACCGCCGACCCCGAGCTGGCCGCTCCGCAGCTCCAGCGGGCCACCCGCTCCTATGTTAAGCTGGTCGAGCAGATGGGACGCGCGCTCGACCTGACCGGATTCGGCCTGTCGGGGGAACTCAACAAGCTCGGCGACGGCTCGGAGCGGATGGCCACCGTCCTGGCGGGAATCACCGTGCTGTCCATCCTCGTGCTGATGCTGGCGAGCTGGGTGATCTACCGGAACATAGCCGGCAGCCTGCATGCGGTGACGGGCGTGATGGGCAAGCTGGCCCGCAACGACCTTCAGGTCGAGGTAAGCGGCCAGGAGCGGTCGGACGAGATCGGCGCGATGATGCGGGCGGTCCAGGTCTTCAAGGACACCATGATCCGCACCCGCGAGATGGAGCGGGAGTCGCGGGAAGCCGAGGTGCGGGTCGCGGCCGAGCGCAAGGCGGCGATGCTCCATCTCGCCGACGCCTTCGAGGCGAGCGTCAAGGGCATCGTCGAGACGGTAGCCTCCGCCGCGACCGAGATGCAGAGCACCGCGTCGGTGATGACCCACACCGCGGACACCACCAGCCAGCAGGCGACGGCGGTGGCCGCCGCGTCGGAGCAGGCGTCCGCCAACGTCCAGACCGTGGCCGCCGCGACCGAGGAGCTGTCCTCCTCCATCGCCGAGATCGGCCGGCAGATCAACGGTTCCAGCCAAGTCGCCAACCTGGCGGTGACCGAGGCGAGCCGCACCAACGAGACCATGAAGGTGCTGGTCCAGGCGGCCGAGCAGATCGGCCAGGTGGTCGAGCTGATCAACACCATCGCCGGCCAGACCAACCTGCTGGCGCTGAACGCCACGATCGAGGCGGCGCGCGCCGGGGAGGCCGGCAAGGGCTTCGCGGTGGTGGCTTCGGAGGTCAAGTCGCTGGCGACCCAGACCGCCCGGGCGACCGAGGAGATCAAGTCGAAGGTCAGCGAGATCCAGGGCGCCACCAACGGAGCCCAGCTTGCGATCGACGGCATCGGCAGGATCATCGGGCAGATGAACGAGATCACCACGACCATCGCCGCCGCGATCGAGGAACAGGGCGCCGCCACGCGCGACATCTCCTCCAACGTCAGTCAGGCGGCGCGGGGCACCGAGGAGGTCTCGTCCAACATCACCGGCGTGACCCAGGCCGCCGGAGAGACCGGAGCCGCGGCATCCCAGGTGCTCGGTGCCTCCGAGGGCCTGGCGCGAGAGGCGGAGAACCTGCGCGGCGAGGTCGCAAGCTTCATCGCGAACATCCGGGCCGCCTGA
- a CDS encoding DctP family TRAP transporter solute-binding subunit produces the protein MDKSAEGFNRRSVLAFGAAAAALTVIRPGSARAAATIRLAVADPAGSSVGKAAARFAELVRDATGGAVQIMVFPDGVLFGNDQNAAVNQLGSGALDGLILASSVYASFEPRMNAVSLPYLFSDYDQLRSYLAGAPGQELLGSLDRFKVVGLGMMLRTFRNTTTRDRAITRVEDFQGLKVRVPNNQLFVRLFRALNANPTPMAFSEVYTALQLGAIDGQENPVEVPLNNRFYEVQKHLNLTRHVADSYLLGLSRPAWQRIPENQRENVRAAAAKMAEEHDENEIRQEASIIAALREKGMTVNELGAGEPQKLQQIAAGLYPEFSDSIGKEFLDKSLAFVGKS, from the coding sequence ATGGACAAGTCAGCTGAAGGATTTAACCGCCGGTCGGTTCTGGCGTTCGGCGCCGCAGCCGCGGCGCTCACGGTGATCCGGCCGGGTTCCGCCCGCGCGGCGGCCACGATCAGGCTGGCTGTCGCGGACCCCGCCGGCTCGTCGGTTGGCAAGGCCGCGGCGCGGTTCGCGGAGCTGGTCCGGGACGCGACCGGCGGTGCCGTGCAGATCATGGTCTTTCCCGACGGCGTCCTGTTCGGCAACGACCAGAACGCGGCCGTGAACCAGCTCGGCAGCGGCGCGCTCGACGGGCTGATCCTGGCAAGCAGCGTCTACGCCTCGTTCGAGCCGCGCATGAACGCGGTCAGCCTGCCCTACCTGTTCTCCGACTACGACCAGCTCAGGAGCTATCTCGCCGGCGCGCCCGGACAGGAACTGCTCGGTTCGCTCGACCGCTTCAAGGTCGTCGGCCTCGGCATGATGCTGCGGACCTTCCGTAACACGACGACGCGGGACCGGGCGATCACCCGGGTGGAGGACTTCCAGGGTCTCAAGGTGCGCGTTCCGAACAACCAGCTCTTCGTCCGGCTGTTCAGGGCGCTCAACGCCAACCCGACGCCTATGGCCTTCTCGGAGGTCTACACCGCGCTCCAGCTGGGCGCGATCGACGGCCAGGAGAATCCCGTCGAAGTGCCGCTCAACAACCGGTTCTACGAGGTCCAGAAGCACCTGAACCTGACCCGGCACGTGGCGGACTCCTACCTGCTCGGGCTCAGCCGCCCCGCGTGGCAGCGCATTCCGGAAAACCAGCGGGAGAACGTGCGCGCCGCCGCGGCGAAGATGGCCGAGGAGCACGATGAGAACGAGATCCGGCAGGAGGCTTCGATCATCGCCGCGCTCCGCGAGAAGGGCATGACGGTGAACGAGCTTGGAGCCGGAGAACCCCAGAAGCTCCAGCAGATCGCGGCCGGCCTCTATCCCGAGTTCTCCGACAGCATCGGGAAGGAGTTCCTGGACAAGAGCCTTGCCTTCGTGGGCAAGTCGTGA
- a CDS encoding histidine phosphatase family protein, with amino-acid sequence MSAQAEELKGDALFSALKNGGYVIYIRHALSDTSQNDADPIDVANCQTQRNLSAAGKDQARAIGKAMQERGIAVDAVMTSAYCRAKETGTLAFGDIQTSDALFYSLGLSKDDAAKAADQLKKIIGTAPPAGKNTVLVGHTSNIKEVAGVWPKTEGGAFVMEPKGAGNFAVVGSFSAEDLIKTAN; translated from the coding sequence ATGAGCGCCCAAGCCGAGGAGCTGAAGGGCGACGCCTTGTTCTCGGCCCTCAAGAACGGCGGCTACGTCATCTACATCCGCCATGCGCTTTCGGACACGTCGCAGAACGACGCCGACCCGATCGACGTGGCGAACTGCCAGACCCAGCGCAACCTGTCGGCTGCCGGCAAGGACCAGGCCCGTGCCATCGGAAAGGCCATGCAGGAGCGCGGCATCGCGGTCGACGCGGTGATGACCAGCGCCTATTGCCGCGCCAAGGAGACCGGGACGCTGGCGTTCGGCGACATCCAGACCTCCGACGCGCTGTTCTACAGCCTCGGACTGTCCAAGGATGACGCCGCCAAGGCCGCCGACCAGCTCAAGAAGATCATCGGCACCGCCCCGCCGGCCGGCAAGAACACCGTCCTGGTCGGCCACACGTCCAACATCAAGGAAGTCGCCGGCGTCTGGCCGAAGACCGAAGGCGGCGCCTTCGTCATGGAGCCGAAAGGCGCCGGAAACTTCGCGGTCGTCGGCTCTTTCTCCGCCGAAGATCTTATCAAGACCGCCAACTGA
- a CDS encoding NAD(P)H-dependent oxidoreductase — protein MNLASKLLERASATGPVRVGIIGAGKFGSMVLSQAQKIEGFHVVGVVDLDVAKARESMKRVGWPQERCSAASMGEAIRKGTTCVTDDVAVLMGCEEVECIIEATGHPIAGVRHAMAAIDHGKHIVMVNVEADVLCGPLLAERARARGLVYSMAYGDQPALICELVDWVHACGFELTSAGKGMNFEPRYRYSTPDTVWSFFGWTEEEVAKGDFNPKMYNSFTDGTKAAIEMAAVANGTGLDCPDDGLAFPPAGLHDLARVFRPASDGGRLARSGLVDIAASQEPDGREVMNNIRYGVFVTFKAHNEYSRACFKQYGLLTDPSGWYASMWRPFHIIGLETSVSVLSAVLRGEATGSSKEFRGDAVATAKRDLKAGEMLDGEGGYAVWANAIPATRSLEASALPIGLAHNVKLKRPVAQDTIVSFDDVELVSDLDVVDLRRTMERQFGKTKSEAA, from the coding sequence ATGAACCTCGCGTCCAAGCTTCTCGAACGGGCCTCGGCTACCGGGCCGGTCCGGGTCGGCATCATCGGAGCCGGCAAGTTCGGTTCGATGGTGCTTTCCCAGGCCCAGAAGATCGAAGGGTTCCATGTGGTCGGCGTCGTCGATCTCGACGTCGCCAAGGCGCGGGAGTCGATGAAGCGGGTCGGCTGGCCGCAGGAGCGCTGCAGCGCCGCGAGCATGGGCGAGGCGATCCGAAAAGGAACCACCTGCGTGACCGACGACGTCGCCGTCCTGATGGGATGCGAAGAGGTCGAGTGCATCATTGAGGCAACCGGACACCCGATCGCCGGCGTTCGCCACGCCATGGCGGCGATCGACCACGGCAAGCACATCGTCATGGTCAACGTCGAGGCCGACGTGCTCTGCGGGCCGCTGCTCGCCGAACGCGCCAGGGCCAGGGGGCTGGTCTATTCCATGGCCTACGGGGACCAGCCGGCGCTGATCTGCGAACTGGTCGACTGGGTCCATGCCTGCGGGTTCGAACTGACGAGCGCCGGCAAGGGCATGAACTTCGAGCCGCGCTACCGCTACTCGACGCCCGACACGGTCTGGAGCTTCTTCGGGTGGACGGAAGAAGAGGTGGCGAAGGGCGACTTCAATCCAAAGATGTACAATTCCTTCACCGACGGCACCAAGGCGGCGATCGAGATGGCGGCCGTCGCGAACGGCACCGGCCTCGACTGCCCCGACGACGGCCTCGCCTTCCCTCCCGCCGGTCTCCACGACCTGGCGCGCGTCTTCCGCCCGGCATCGGACGGCGGACGCCTGGCCCGCAGCGGCCTCGTTGACATCGCCGCGAGCCAGGAGCCGGACGGCAGGGAGGTCATGAACAACATCCGCTACGGCGTCTTCGTGACGTTCAAGGCGCACAACGAATACTCCCGCGCCTGCTTCAAGCAGTACGGGCTGCTGACCGATCCGTCCGGCTGGTACGCCTCGATGTGGCGGCCCTTCCACATCATCGGCCTGGAAACCTCCGTCAGCGTCCTGTCCGCCGTCCTGCGCGGCGAGGCGACAGGCTCGTCCAAGGAGTTCCGCGGCGACGCCGTGGCGACCGCCAAGCGCGACCTGAAAGCCGGCGAAATGCTCGACGGCGAGGGCGGGTATGCGGTGTGGGCGAATGCCATTCCGGCCACGCGCAGCCTTGAGGCATCGGCGCTCCCGATCGGCCTCGCCCACAATGTCAAGCTGAAGCGGCCGGTGGCGCAGGATACCATCGTCAGCTTCGATGACGTGGAGTTGGTCAGCGACCTGGATGTGGTCGATCTCCGCCGGACCATGGAACGGCAGTTCGGCAAGACAAAGAGCGAGGCGGCATAG